The genome window GCAGAAGGCCTTATCCTCTTTGTACCAGCTGTAGCACCCTAAGTCCCGAGACCCAAGAGCTCTGGAGAACTCCACTATATGTCCAGTTTCTTCTTGTGGTTTCCAGGGTTCTCCTAGTTAATAGTGGATCAGAAGATTTGATGGCTAAATGCTGCTTAGTTTAGATTCATGCGTTCTGAAAGTTGTTTGAGGCACTTTTGGtttgtttgaaaaaaacccctgcaGTGCTATCCTTCCCTTTacctccaaaataattttctaataaaaCTGTGAGATACAGCAAGGAATCAAGTTACTCTTGGAGGTGGGAACTTTTCCCCTGTATAACATGGGGAATATGTAAGATCCTTTCCTGAAGAGCATGATTCCAGAAGGACTGATGTGTCCTGTTAATCTGGAGATAGTTACGTACCTTCAGAGTTGTGACAAACGATCCTTTGCTTTGCATTCTTGACTTTTCTGAGTCTAATAGGCATGGGGGTAATACTTCTGAGCACAGATTTTGATACtatcacaaacacacacatagaaaaaTCACTAAATGCATATAAGGTTCAGCAGGCTCCAGAAAATCTAGATCAAACAGGAGAGTATTTGTACCTGTTGTTCTGTTTTGACTTGAGATGGTAGTTGTCATAGCCTGCTCTCGGAAGATGTAAGTTGGTATATCTATTTTTGGCTGATAAGGACCTTGTTCCCATAGGTAATCATCAAGTCAATAAATGTGACTTTTAAGTCCGTGTGATTCTCTTGTTTATATGTGTAACATATTCACTTACAGTTGAGGTACAGTAAAGACACCAGTAAAGACACCTTTTTAGGCACCTCTCAATTTAAAGCCGTGTAGGTCCAGTGCAGTATTAGGGAAAGCACACCTTAGAGGAAGAAGGTGTTTGCTACCAGCAACCATCTGGCGGCTCATTTTGTTGATGTAAAAGCTAATATCTACAGGTGTAGGAGATCTGGAACTTCCCTGTATGAAATTTATTTCTGGAGAAATTTCAGAGTCCAATTACACATATATCATGTACTGCATTTGCATGACAGCTGGCCTTTGGCAAAAACACCTCCTCTGGGGGACCATTTCCCATAAGGAATGGACTTCTGAATGCCTCTGATTCAAATTTTGTGTAGTTCTGATCAATGTTCATGATGAAACTGTGCAGCTGTTGAGCTTGATTTCCTAGGAGAAAGCAGTGCACCCATGCTGATGAGGAGTTTGTAAACAGATAAGTGCTGACTGAAAACTTACGTTTCTGATACCCAAAGGATGATCATGATCCAAGAAGACACACAACACTGAATCAGTACCCTGAAGCACCTTAGGTTCTGTGATTGAGAAACTACTTACAATACTTTATTTCCCTGGGAGATCTTACGAAGCTGAGTGAATAACCGTGGCAGGGAGAACAAGCGTGTTCTCTAGTCCTGCCCAGGAAGATTAGAATccaaattgctttaaaatttgGGGGCAGGGGAGATGTTTTTGGACTGATAGAATCATCTGCATTGTTTGGGAAACAGAAGATATAACCtaaaagaccttttaaaaatcttttctttctatgACTGTAGAACATGAAATCAAATTATGTATTTCTCTGTGTTTAGAATTCAGCATCTTCAAAAAGCATAGCAAAAGTTTTTTGCACTTTTAATATCTGGTATTCTGTAAAACTCTCTTAATTTTTCTGGTATAAAGTCACAATTGTTATATGTAGTTTTACAAATATAATGGAGAACATTATTTGAATTAAAGCTATAAAATTCTCAGgtttatgctttttaattttttttttgttccagtagAACAACTTTTCTCTCTCTATTTCATTATAGGTAgctgaaggaaaattaaatgatCACTTTCCATTGGTGGTGTGGCAAACTGGGTCTGGAACTCAAACCAATATGAACGTCAATGAAGTCATCAGCAACAGAGCCATTGAGATAATGGGGGGCAAACTGGGGAGCAAAAAACCAGTACATCCAAATGATCATGTTAACAAAAGCCAGGTTGTTATACTTGTATTATACTTCTTTTAAtgtcaaaagtattttttttaattatgaattcTCTTACAGCCactgttttgattaaaaaaaaaaaaaaaaaaaaaggaattttgtgtACAGCTGTGGCAACAATTTTCCAGGTTTTTCCAttcaaattaactttaaaatgttgGTCAATGACGGTATGAGCTTTTTAGATTAAAATTTTTGAACTCATTCATGACAGATGAATTCACATGTAATGTAGTGGGCAGAGGTGGCCTGGTGACAACCACTGCTACCAAGACAGTCTTAAAGAAGTTAAATATAGATCCGGTTTCTAAAGGTTGGATACTTACAACTGTTATCTCCGTAATGCATTACATAAAGCATGTAGAAAGGATAATAAAATGGGTAAAGTCCCATCATGGGTAACTTTTCCCCAAGGATCATGGTAGACCTTTTTATTATACTTCACTCTTAATATTTCCTTCAGATTAACTGAAGTTTAAGCTACTGACTTGGTTGTATCCCTTCCTGTTCTTTTATGCTTACTCAATATCCTGGGAACTATGGatttaatattttcaaagcaacacacagttttgtttaaaagttaCCTACAATTCCTTTAAAAGCATCCATCCATTCGTTTCCCTATCTCATAACTACTATAataattctttcccttttttttgtccCAGTGTTGTTGTGAACAATCTACTCAAGTTAACTTTCTGTGGGTATAGTTATAAAAAGTTGATTTTATCAATAAGGTACTGGACTGGAATTTGGAAGATTTGATTATTCCTGCAGATTGACTTGTGGAACATTCCGAAGTTGCTTACTCatagtttagtttcttcttgtttataaaataaagagaataaagcTATACATGTACATCTTACAGCAACAAGGGTGAGAAAAACTTGTAAATAAATTTCTTGAACTTCCTTCCCAGAGTTCAAATGACACTTTCCCAACGGCGATGCATATTGCTGCTGCCCAGGAGGTTAACGAGGTGTTGTTACCTGGACTAAAGAAGCTACAGAATGCACTTGAAGCGAAATCCAAAGAGTTTTCCCAAATCATAAAAATAGGGCGCACTCATACACAAGATGCTGTTCCACTTACGCTTggacaggtaaaaaaaaattaatgcatttgttTGGAAAATTCTTGTAAATATATtggaggaaactgaggcaaactTGAGGACGCCTAAATTAAATTGGTAGTTTAAGAGAAATAATAGGAAACTGGCTGAATCTCAGTCacaatattttcatcttttttggaGATTACTGGATCTGGTACTCTAATAACTGCATCataaattttcttaatttttttccatgtgtgttTTACTTCTAACAGtatgaagataaaaataatttttaaaaggtgttcCCTTACTAAATAACAGGTGATATTTCTGTTACACTGACACTGGAAGGAAGAAGGTAGTTAGTCTGTAATGGGTAAACTCATGTATATGCGTTTttgccagcacggaaaactactAAGTATTTTGAACAAAAATCTATTCTATATGatcacatatatgtatatatatgagaTAGCAAGTCTTTGTTACCATATTGTCAAGAATGGCTTATATTACATTAATTTGGTAATGAATTAACTTAAACTGAATTGATAAAAATCCATGTAACGTTTATGGATTTTTTCCCAGAATGCACAGGTGGGGCTTTTACTAACTAAAATTAAGTAGACAAAGACCAAGATCAATTTCTCTAATTGTACCTTGAGAACATTAGTTTAATCTGAGAGGTGATTTACCTTGGATTTAGATCCTAAGTACACAACCGagataaaaggcaagaaaaagatgTATTGTGTATCCGTTTTTATATATTTAGGTTGGTTTTATGTGTAATTGTAGTGTGGGAGCATATGTAAACTTCTCCTCAATGAGAACATGTGAAGATTTAGCATCTGGGTAAAGTTCAGTGCCTtgggtttttaaagaaattaattggtCCAATCATgttaaaaatctaaataattgTAAATGCTTATTCTTGGTTACTGtctttattcctttattttgtcCTCCTTTCTTTCAAAGGAATTTAGTGGCTATGTGCAACAAATTAAATATGGCGTGGCTAGGATTGAGTCCACCATGCCAAGAGTGTATCAGCTGGCAGCTGGCGGGACTGCAGTTGGTACAGGATTAAACACAAGAATTGGCTTCGCTGAGAAAGTTGCTGCTAAAGTGGCCGAATTGACGGGTGAGGAATGCTATTTTGGAGTTACCAGTAAAGCAGTATATGTAACGTACAGTCAAATTCAAACTAAATCTTTCAGTTTCCATGCTTCTCATAAGCTCAacttgtatttctatttttacatgAAACTTCCTGTTAATGCCATATGTTATATTCTTATACTTAGGATTTTTCATGCAATGGATTTTTATAATTATACTCAGTAGATGGAAAGTGACTGAAATTACCATGTTTTTCTGAGCAAGGCTTTATGGAAAGGGATACAGTTTCAGGCTTCTATTCTTAGCCCAGCTATACTGCTTGTGTCTTGATCCTTGCTCCTCTGGCTCTCTTAATCTACAGTGACTTGGCacaaaagaaggggaagaaacccTCCCGAAGCCACtacatttttttcatgtgaaagcgTAAAATTTACCTAATTTTTTTGATGCTgttgttatggatcttaaaatttaatttacagaGCCATCGAGTTTTTTGATCTGTAAACCAGATCTTCCATGTCACAgtatcagtttttaaaatgtccCCCAAATGAATGCGTACGTCTGTCACTTAAATTTGCTGTGACATCTGAAACTGCTCATCaatggtatttttgttttaatggatcTGTTATTCACTGTCTTGTAGAGGGTCAAGACTTTCTTGTACCCTGAGAGGGAAGAAGTAACTTGTCATAAGCAACAGCTGCTGAGAAATAGTACAGGCCAATAGCACCAAATGTTTTGGTGCTTGCAGAAGCAGTTGGTGGTGTTTGGTAGCTCTTCCATCTTAACGCTTGTTAGGTGTACTGTATGGGTGGGTTGCGCGAGCTTAAAACAAGCAGGGCAAACCATTGATGTGTTCTTACAGAGGAAGTTTATTGGCAAGGCCAATAGGGAGAGTTTGGAATGATCTGTGCAGCTGAGAACGCAGCTGTGCAATTCAGAAGCCCATGCAAATTGGGTGGGATTTGGTGTTTGGCAGGAACTGCAGAACACTAGAAATTACAGGGGTTGTCCTCCTCTTGTTTGAACTGGTAACGTAAGCTCAGACCAGTAGTTTTGTGATGCAGAAGCCCAGCCCGCAGTCAGTCCTTAGGGATGTCCGTTACCACTAATAAAATTCTGCTGAGACTTTTCTTCCAGGACAAagccctgaagaaatgtttttcattatgGGACCTAGCCTTAAATCTCAGGCATTTAATTAACATAAACAGAGCCGTTGCTTCCATTGTTCGTGTTCTCTTTGTGCTCTTGCTGTTGGCAGCAGTTTCAGGCATCCTCCTAAGTTTGAATCAGCTTTCACATGTTCTGTCTGGTTTGTTGTTCCCTCCCAGTGCTGATACTTggatgcatctttttttctttaagtagctAATTCCATTGTCATTACTTTTTGTTTATCCTAATGCCTACACTGTGCTGCAAAAATTTCTATGTTCATAAATGGGAGCGAGCATCCTGGCAACTGACAATCTAAAGAATCTGACTTGATTTAATGGAAGAAATACATGTTTGGGCTAACTTGTAAGAGATTCTTGACATTCGCAAAGTACTGTGGTGCAAAGCAATGCTTAGTAGGCAACAACAGTATGAAAGCTTGAAATTTGTACCTTTGTTATGGGTAGATGGGAAAATTGCATATTCTCCTATGTTTCAGTGACTTATTGTGtcttttgtatttaatttagtcTAAGAAACATGGTTGTGAGGAAAGGTCTAGAGAAGAGAGATGACCTTATagtgttattaatttttttttaaattattatttattaatctaATTTTGTGTTTGATTGTCTTGTCTGCAAGGAAGTGCCTCactgttttattatttcctgCCCTCCCTGTAGGTTTGCCTTTTGTCACTGCTCCAAATAAGTTTGAAGCTCTTGCGGCTCATGATGCTCTAGTTGAACTCAGTGGAGCTATGAACACGGTGGCGTGTAGTCTGATGAAAATAGCTAATGATATTCGTTTCCTGGGTTCTGGACCACGCTCTGGACTAGGAGAACTCATCCTGCCTGAAAATGAACCAGGAAGCAGCATCATGCCAGGTACAGCGAAAAATtgcctgtttcttttgttttggacCACTAACTGTTAACAGATATTTACCAAACAAATGTCAGTAAGTCCATTATTCAACACTTCTGTCAGGTTTTATCTTCTGCCGCATTTTACAAAAATTTGTGTTGACAAAAATACTTGCTTGAACAGCTGTTTGTTGGGAAGTATTTGGTGGAGAGTAGTATCTGTAAACATATAATATCATTTTATCAATACAAGCATACTTCTCAAAACCTTCTTTTAGAATTGCAAGATCTCTACAATTTTTGTTTAAAGATGTTTCTGAAACAGGCTTTAAATGATCTAATCTATGAAATGTAGCAATATCATGATGTAAATTGTCTTCTGTTCTTACTTCCTAGCATGATTAGTGTTATGTACTCACATATTCTCTTCTGCAATGATCCCAGTATATGAGAGGAtaagaaaggaaggaataatGTTAGTAATCATTCCTTGCCTCTCTCCTGAAAAAAACATGCGTGTGTCAGTATTGTACATCCAAAACTAATCTAAGCGTATTCTTCTTGTATGATAAATTGTAAAAGAAACGGGTCATGAGCATATCTGCCTTTCAAAAAAAGCAGATAATGAATGTTCTTACTAGGACTATTTCTAGAAATGAAAGCAACCACAAAACTTTCTTGTTAGGAGGCCACTctaatttgtttgggtttttttttctcctgataaaATAAACAGTGTGTATTAATTTTATTACAAATTAATTCTAACAAATTAGTAATACTTTTCTTAAATTGACTGAGATTTGGTAGTGATTTACCAGAAATGCTTACTTACACAAATAAAGACAGATTATAATCTCATGACTATTAAGAACTGTGGTAATTAACAGCTGCTTAGCTCGTGCACATGTTATCCAGGTCTCAAAGTCTTGGTAGATTGCTAAAGCAGCTATAGCTGCTTTAAAAATCTGAGCTGAATTACTGGAATAGTACAGtgaatttaatataatttatgaagattatttcttttctgtggtgcACAGATCTAGATGAGTGAGTCATGTTACCTCCTACAAAAACATCTTCTGTTGATTGTGATTTGGTAAATAAGGgaagtacttattttttttattttaattttttttttctttggtaaccTTGTTCTCTCCATTCCACAACCAGGAAAAGTGAACCCCACCCAGTGTGAAGCTGTAACCATGGTGGCAGCCCAAGTTATGGGAAACCACGTTGCTGTTACTGTAGGAGGTAGCAATGGACACTTTGAACTGAACGTATTTAAGCCCATGATGGTAAGTTCATAAAGATTTAAATATCTAGGACTTCTAAAGGCATTGTTTGTGCAATCAGataactcagggaaaaaaaaaacctcagtgagTATTCGGTCAATACAAGCTCCAGAGAAGCTGATAAAAATGTGACAACAAATTTTATTCTCTTGTATGGTAAGTCCTTGTTATTTTGACAGGCAACTGGCAATGTTTTTTACATGAAACTATCTTATGCAGATAAGCTTTTATCTTAAAAATGTATGCTTATCATCAGTCtaagggagcagggagagaggaacACAGAGACAAAATTTTGTCCAAAGCCAAAGATAATTCGGTATTTTAgctgaaaatgagcatttttttctttagcagctATCAATTACTAATTTCTGTTACTGTTGAATACTGAAGTTCAATACTGTTGAATGCTTTTGGCAAGTCAGTTATGTAAAATTGTAAATGATTAGTTCTaaatttcagtgtttaaaataatGTCTGCCTTCCACAGTGGGATCAGGGTACACCAAGACACATGCTGTGTGCAAGATGTTGAAGGAATAGTATAGATGTTAGCGTAGGGATGATAGTTTTAAAAGAATGAAGGTGGTTTATGAAAAAGATCCTAATattcaatagaaataaaaagaaagttttagagGTTTTATCATCTTGTTAGAAAAAAGAGGCACAAGGGAAGCAGCCTGTCATGTTATTTTTCTACACAGCCTATACTGATTGATACTGCTTTTTTATTATGCTagtaagaaattattaaaaaaagaagaaatcttataataaaaatagtatttgtctCTTCCTTACTGTGTCTGTTCAGggtactgtttttttcccctccatccgAACAAACTTTTTCTAATTATACAGCACCCGATTTTGACAAAATATGCTATGGAACAGCCAGCAGATGTACctagcaaaatgtaattttttatagAAACGGACACCTCTCCAAAAAAAAGAGTGGCATGTTATAGGTTGTCAAAGTAGAGGACTAACGCCATACATTATCGTACTTCATATTTTTAGATGTCTTCTCTTGATTGGTACCTGAGGGGGGAAATGGCAATGAATCGCATGCCTTCGTGTAGTTTTTTACTCGGTTATTTGTGAACTCTTACAACAAAGTGATGATACATACTGCAGTCTTCTTAATGCAAGAGTTCTGCTGCTATTGGATGCTCCTCACAAATTCCTTTAAATAGGAGTGGCGGAGCTTACCCTGCCAAAGGAGGAGGGTGCACTGCTCACTGTGCTCCCTTTCTACAAACAACAGCCCATTGAAAAAGTGGGTATTGCAGGAGGGGGTGGCACTGGTTATAAACAAATGTGCCAGGCTGTGCAGCCGTTAATATCTGAATGTAATAGttggtatttctttctttttttttttttttttgttagattaaAAACGTTTTAAACTCTGCA of Rissa tridactyla isolate bRisTri1 chromosome 2, bRisTri1.patW.cur.20221130, whole genome shotgun sequence contains these proteins:
- the FH gene encoding fumarate hydratase, mitochondrial, yielding MHRSLHACRRLGSSAGLFARPPLPCAVARWGPPLRAAMSTQEAFRIEYDTFGELKVPSDKYYGAQTVRSTMNFKIGGVSERMPVQVIRAFGILKRAAAEVNQDYGLDPKIANAIVKAANEVAEGKLNDHFPLVVWQTGSGTQTNMNVNEVISNRAIEIMGGKLGSKKPVHPNDHVNKSQSSNDTFPTAMHIAAAQEVNEVLLPGLKKLQNALEAKSKEFSQIIKIGRTHTQDAVPLTLGQEFSGYVQQIKYGVARIESTMPRVYQLAAGGTAVGTGLNTRIGFAEKVAAKVAELTGLPFVTAPNKFEALAAHDALVELSGAMNTVACSLMKIANDIRFLGSGPRSGLGELILPENEPGSSIMPGKVNPTQCEAVTMVAAQVMGNHVAVTVGGSNGHFELNVFKPMMIKNVLNSARLLGDVCVSFTDNCVVGIQANTDRINKLMSESLMLVTALNPHIGYDKAAKIAKTAHKEGTTLKEAAIKLGFLTSDQFDQWVKPKDMLGPQ